Proteins encoded together in one Thermoplasmata archaeon window:
- a CDS encoding tRNA (N(6)-L-threonylcarbamoyladenosine(37)-C(2))-methylthiotransferase, translated as MKVYVEAYGCTQNYGEARLMQGALAGSGHAITASEREADAHVLVTCTVVETTERKMVRRMTELAAYGKPLVVAGCMAAAQRDLVRSIVPRAKLLPPRKWPQIVELLGAGTACGDRAAELESMGFGWHDAIVPIAQGCMGRCTYCITRVARGTVASYPVEALVDQVRRHVERGVREIKLTGQDTAAFGRDAGTNLAVLLRAIDAIPGAFRVRVGMADPLTVLPIVDDLVEAYASEKVFKFLHLPVQSGDDDILAAMRREYTVAQFEEIVAAFRRAYPDITLSTDIIVGFPGESDGQFEATMDLVDRVRPDIVNVTRFSARAGTPAASMPGQIVGWRVKERSRRLTRCRFQIAREIHDRWIGREVRVLVTEPGKAGTVLARTPEYRQVVLREPTPIGEFLRVRIESATATDLAGRVLGGDGSFR; from the coding sequence GTGAAAGTGTACGTGGAGGCGTACGGCTGCACGCAGAACTACGGCGAGGCCCGGCTCATGCAGGGGGCCCTCGCCGGGAGCGGCCACGCGATCACGGCCTCGGAGCGGGAGGCGGACGCCCACGTCCTCGTGACGTGCACGGTCGTCGAGACGACGGAGCGGAAGATGGTCCGTCGCATGACCGAACTCGCGGCCTACGGCAAGCCGCTCGTCGTGGCGGGCTGCATGGCCGCCGCGCAGCGGGACCTCGTGAGGTCGATCGTCCCGCGGGCGAAGCTCCTTCCGCCCCGGAAATGGCCGCAGATCGTCGAGTTGCTCGGGGCCGGGACCGCGTGCGGGGACCGTGCGGCGGAACTGGAGTCGATGGGCTTCGGGTGGCACGATGCGATCGTGCCGATCGCCCAGGGATGCATGGGCCGATGCACGTACTGCATCACGCGCGTGGCGAGGGGAACGGTGGCGTCCTACCCGGTCGAGGCGTTGGTGGACCAGGTCCGCCGGCACGTCGAGCGAGGCGTGCGGGAGATCAAACTGACGGGCCAGGACACGGCCGCCTTCGGACGCGACGCGGGGACGAACCTCGCCGTCCTGCTGAGAGCCATCGACGCGATCCCCGGCGCCTTCCGGGTGCGCGTGGGCATGGCCGACCCGCTGACCGTGCTCCCGATCGTCGACGACCTCGTCGAGGCATACGCGTCGGAGAAGGTCTTCAAGTTCCTCCATCTCCCGGTCCAGAGCGGCGACGACGACATCTTGGCGGCGATGCGACGCGAGTACACGGTGGCGCAGTTCGAGGAGATCGTCGCCGCGTTCCGCCGCGCGTATCCGGATATCACGCTTTCCACCGACATCATCGTCGGATTTCCCGGGGAGTCCGACGGCCAGTTCGAAGCGACGATGGACCTCGTGGACCGGGTGCGCCCGGACATCGTGAACGTCACGCGCTTCTCCGCGCGGGCTGGGACGCCGGCCGCGTCGATGCCCGGCCAGATCGTCGGATGGCGGGTGAAGGAACGGTCTCGGCGGCTCACGCGATGCCGCTTCCAAATCGCGCGGGAGATCCACGACCGATGGATCGGACGCGAGGTGCGCGTCCTCGTCACGGAGCCCGGAAAGGCGGGCACGGTCCTCGCCCGCACGCCGGAGTATCGGCAGGTCGTCCTGCGGGAGCCCACCCCGATCGGCGAGTTCCTGCGCGTCCGCATCGAATCGGCAACGGCGACGGATCTCGCGGGCCGTGTCCTCGGCGGAGACGGCTCGTTTCGTTGA
- a CDS encoding O-methyltransferase translates to MARVIVYEEIDEYIDGLANRGDAALRAVEKQGLDEGWPIVGAAEGSLLHILARSVRAKRILELGTAIGYSGTWLARALPDDGEIVTVEHNPETAEIARKNLEKTGVAKKVRILLGPAQSILADLKGPFDFIFNDIDKAGYPAVLEPCIERLRVGGLLVTDNVLWRGDVARKDRSSETQAIRTYNERLAKDPRMVTSIVPLRDGVSIALKERD, encoded by the coding sequence GTGGCGCGCGTGATCGTCTACGAGGAGATCGACGAGTACATCGACGGCCTTGCGAACCGCGGGGATGCGGCGCTCCGGGCCGTCGAGAAGCAAGGTCTCGATGAAGGATGGCCGATCGTCGGGGCCGCGGAGGGGAGCCTGCTTCACATCCTCGCGCGGTCGGTGCGCGCGAAGCGGATCCTCGAGCTGGGCACCGCCATCGGATATTCCGGCACGTGGCTCGCGCGCGCGTTGCCGGACGACGGCGAGATCGTAACCGTCGAGCACAACCCCGAGACCGCGGAGATCGCGCGCAAGAACCTCGAGAAGACGGGCGTCGCGAAGAAAGTGAGGATCCTCCTCGGACCGGCGCAGTCGATTCTCGCGGACCTGAAAGGCCCGTTCGACTTCATCTTCAACGACATCGACAAGGCCGGATACCCGGCGGTCCTCGAGCCGTGCATCGAGAGGCTTCGCGTGGGCGGGCTCCTCGTGACGGACAACGTCTTGTGGCGGGGCGACGTGGCGCGCAAGGATCGGTCGAGCGAGACGCAGGCCATCCGGACGTACAACGAGCGCCTCGCGAAGGATCCGCGCATGGTCACGTCGATCGTGCCGCTCCGCGACGGCGTGAGCATCGCCCTGAAGGAGCGAGACTAG
- a CDS encoding HAD-IIIA family hydrolase, with protein sequence MARKPRRESVYVETDGQVYLVRDRGTFRFPRADERLPFPTQPNGRIDLGADVVMKRKPVLDHHPEEWLGRDAIFERADVDPLVKRAIYTTMIRCVSEVILSKGARVLMVKAVRGFSKGHWNVPGGFMDYGESPEAGVEREVEEEIGVDIGLDGLLDVFVSGFPGKPAYTLGFVYKGHVASEEFRLKADEIEDVDWFTVDKAMTLTRNPFAKWGLVDFFVQSPEARRALHVKRHGISESTKPHDRPTVFLDRDGVINRGRPGYVRTPEQFEFLPRAIDGMRLLQDRGWRLVVVTNQDASGWKLLSERGLTRIHASMIARLQEAGVRVAEVYYCPHNVLSDCACRKPRPGMLLAAARDLGARPRTAWMIGDKPLDVQTGRAFGCRTAWVGPAAWRKRFAAEVRPWSPDVVGSDLLAAARAIVKRDVHEDPRGSHDKVIA encoded by the coding sequence ATGGCCCGGAAGCCGCGCCGCGAATCTGTCTACGTCGAGACGGACGGACAGGTGTACCTCGTCCGGGACCGCGGCACGTTCCGGTTCCCCCGCGCGGACGAACGGTTGCCGTTCCCCACGCAACCGAACGGCCGGATAGATCTCGGCGCGGACGTCGTCATGAAGCGGAAACCGGTCCTCGACCACCACCCGGAGGAGTGGCTGGGCCGCGACGCGATCTTCGAGCGGGCGGACGTCGATCCGCTCGTCAAGCGCGCGATCTACACGACGATGATCCGGTGCGTGTCCGAGGTCATCCTGTCGAAGGGTGCGCGGGTGTTGATGGTCAAGGCGGTCCGGGGGTTCTCCAAGGGCCATTGGAACGTCCCGGGCGGATTCATGGACTACGGCGAGAGCCCCGAGGCCGGCGTAGAGCGGGAGGTGGAGGAGGAGATTGGAGTCGACATCGGCCTCGACGGCCTGCTGGATGTCTTCGTGTCCGGCTTCCCCGGCAAGCCGGCCTACACGCTCGGATTCGTCTACAAGGGCCACGTGGCCTCGGAGGAATTCCGTCTGAAGGCCGACGAGATCGAGGACGTCGACTGGTTCACGGTGGACAAGGCGATGACCCTGACCCGCAACCCGTTCGCGAAGTGGGGGCTCGTCGATTTCTTCGTGCAGTCCCCGGAGGCTCGTCGGGCGCTGCATGTGAAACGACACGGAATCTCGGAAAGCACGAAGCCCCACGACCGGCCAACCGTGTTCCTCGATCGGGACGGCGTGATCAACCGCGGCCGACCGGGGTACGTGCGGACGCCGGAACAGTTCGAGTTCCTGCCTCGCGCGATCGACGGGATGCGGCTCCTGCAGGACCGCGGGTGGCGGCTCGTGGTCGTGACGAACCAGGACGCCTCCGGCTGGAAGCTGCTCTCGGAGCGAGGGCTCACGCGGATTCACGCATCGATGATCGCGAGGCTCCAGGAGGCGGGCGTCCGCGTCGCGGAGGTGTACTACTGTCCGCACAACGTGCTGTCGGATTGCGCGTGCCGCAAGCCCCGGCCAGGGATGCTCCTCGCGGCAGCGCGCGATCTGGGGGCGCGGCCGAGGACCGCTTGGATGATCGGCGACAAACCGCTCGACGTGCAGACGGGCCGTGCCTTCGGCTGTCGGACCGCGTGGGTCGGGCCGGCCGCGTGGCGCAAGCGCTTCGCCGCGGAGGTGCGCCCGTGGTCGCCCGACGTCGTCGGGAGCGACCTCCTCGCCGCGGCCCGGGCGATCGTAAAGCGCGATGTCCACGAGGACCCGCGCGGCTCCCACGATAAGGTGATAGCCTAG
- a CDS encoding aldehyde dehydrogenase family protein: protein MVHEFGLFIGGKWRKSEGKRFETRNPATGEILATFPNATKDDLHAAVRASKDAFEKWKRTPAPRRGELLLEAARIFRRKKEDLGRVVTSEMGKVIAEGRGDVQEVIDFYEYAAGEGRRMFGETVPSELPSKMCLTIRLPVGLVGLITPWNFPMAIPGWKSGAALIAGCPIVLKPSSLTPLCAAKFVEVLDEAGFPPGVVNMLTGSGSVVGDGLVAHPDIRAISFTGGVDTGKHVYESAAKKMIKVGLELGGKNAIIAMDDADLDLLMDGVMFGAFGTAGQRCTATSRLIVHEAIYDRVVDDLVARAEELRIGNPLDETTDMGPVASPDQEAKVLEYIEIGKKEGDTLLTGGKKLAGGAYDRGFYIAPTVFAVDPKKRLAQEEIFGPVLSVLKARDYDDAVAIANSVKYGLSSSIYTNDLRWSFRAMQDLEAGITYVNAPTIGAEVQLPFGGIKETGPTDTREAGTTALEEFTYWKTVYVDYSGRLQKAQIDTERLVGG, encoded by the coding sequence ATGGTCCACGAGTTCGGCCTCTTCATCGGCGGAAAATGGCGGAAGTCCGAAGGCAAGCGCTTCGAGACGCGAAACCCCGCGACGGGCGAGATCCTCGCGACGTTCCCGAACGCCACGAAGGACGACCTCCATGCCGCCGTCCGTGCCTCGAAGGACGCCTTCGAGAAGTGGAAGAGGACGCCCGCGCCTCGGCGCGGGGAACTCCTCCTCGAGGCCGCGCGGATCTTTCGCCGGAAGAAGGAAGACCTGGGCCGCGTCGTGACCTCGGAAATGGGGAAGGTCATCGCGGAAGGCCGCGGCGACGTGCAGGAGGTCATCGACTTCTACGAGTACGCGGCCGGCGAGGGGCGGCGGATGTTCGGCGAGACCGTGCCGTCGGAGTTGCCGAGCAAGATGTGCCTGACGATCCGGCTGCCCGTCGGGCTGGTGGGCCTCATCACGCCGTGGAACTTCCCCATGGCGATCCCCGGATGGAAGAGCGGGGCCGCGTTAATCGCCGGTTGTCCGATCGTGCTGAAGCCGTCGAGCCTCACGCCGCTGTGCGCCGCCAAGTTCGTCGAGGTCCTCGACGAGGCCGGATTTCCCCCGGGCGTTGTTAACATGTTAACGGGAAGCGGGTCCGTCGTGGGGGACGGCCTGGTGGCCCATCCCGACATCCGCGCGATTTCCTTCACGGGTGGCGTCGACACCGGGAAACACGTCTACGAGAGCGCGGCGAAGAAGATGATCAAGGTCGGGCTGGAGCTCGGCGGCAAGAACGCGATCATCGCGATGGACGACGCGGACCTCGACCTCCTGATGGACGGCGTGATGTTCGGCGCCTTCGGGACGGCGGGGCAGCGGTGCACCGCGACGTCGCGGCTGATCGTCCACGAGGCAATCTACGATCGGGTCGTCGACGACCTCGTCGCGCGCGCGGAAGAGTTACGCATCGGCAACCCACTCGACGAGACGACGGACATGGGCCCCGTGGCCTCCCCCGATCAGGAGGCGAAGGTGCTCGAGTACATCGAGATCGGGAAGAAGGAAGGCGATACGCTGCTGACCGGCGGGAAGAAGCTGGCGGGTGGCGCCTACGACCGCGGGTTCTACATCGCCCCGACGGTCTTCGCGGTCGACCCCAAGAAGCGCCTCGCGCAGGAGGAGATCTTCGGGCCGGTCCTGAGCGTCCTGAAGGCTCGGGACTACGACGACGCGGTGGCGATCGCCAACTCCGTGAAGTACGGGTTGAGCTCCTCGATCTACACGAACGATCTTCGTTGGTCCTTCCGCGCGATGCAGGACCTCGAGGCCGGCATCACGTACGTGAACGCGCCGACGATCGGCGCGGAGGTCCAGCTGCCGTTCGGCGGCATCAAGGAGACGGGCCCGACGGACACGCGCGAGGCCGGCACCACGGCGCTCGAGGAGTTCACCTACTGGAAAACGGTGTACGTGGATTACTCCGGGCGTCTGCAAAAGGCCCAGATCGACACGGAGAGGCTAGTCGGTGGGTAG
- a CDS encoding DUF3052 family protein, whose protein sequence is MTKLGIRSGDTVAFRGAPPGYRKILGPLPEGVRIVSPESGDLDFVQVFVRSQDELRGQLRDLRGRIKPTGMIWVSWPKQASSVATDLTETHVREIAIDARLVDVKVAAIDSIWSGLKLVIRVTDRG, encoded by the coding sequence GTGACGAAGCTGGGCATTCGGTCGGGCGACACCGTCGCATTTCGCGGGGCGCCTCCCGGATACCGCAAGATCCTCGGGCCCTTGCCGGAGGGAGTCCGGATCGTCAGTCCGGAGTCCGGCGATCTCGATTTCGTCCAAGTATTCGTCCGAAGCCAGGACGAGCTCAGGGGGCAGCTGCGAGACCTCCGGGGCCGGATCAAGCCCACGGGAATGATCTGGGTCTCTTGGCCGAAGCAGGCATCGTCCGTCGCGACGGACCTGACGGAGACGCATGTGCGGGAGATTGCGATTGACGCCCGGCTCGTCGACGTCAAGGTCGCGGCGATCGACTCGATCTGGTCCGGCCTGAAGCTGGTCATTCGGGTGACGGATCGAGGATAA